The DNA region TAAACTCAGTTTAATCCAcatgtgtttaaaaaaaaattcatcagcCACATTGAAATTTGTATTCAAAACCCTCATTGTACATGGTAcaatcaaaaagacaaaaataaaaaagagaagtaaCAATAGCGAAAGAGGGCTAAAAGTTTTGGTGAAAGCTTAAAGCTTGTCTTCGAAATCAGAGAGTGGAGTCATCTGTTCCTTCAAACCCTTCCTCTTCCTGGTATCAGCCACAAGCACTGAGGCCTGAGTTCCTGGCTCAAGAGGGTCAGACGACATCATTTCCCAATGATCAAAAACACACTGCGGGAACGCCTGTCCTGAGGTTGCTGCCCTAAGCTGAGCCGAGAATCCAAACGACTCCACAACAGGCAGGTACGCCTTGATGTTGTACAGTGGTGTCCCTGGCCTCTGCATCTCCTCAAAGACGTGTCCTCTCTTCTGATTCAGCACGCTGTAGATTCCTCCAAGAGCTCCCTCTGGTGCCTGGATCTCAACCATGTATACAGGCTCCAAAAGTCTAGGCTTGGCTGTGAGCTGGGAAGCGTATATGACTCTTCTGGCTGTTGGGATGACCTGACCACCTCCTCTGTGGATCGCATCAGAGTGAAGAACCACATCACAAACCTCAAAACAGATGCCTCTCATGTTCTCTTCGCAAAGAGGACCTTCCTTGGAAGCCCACTGGAAACCAGCCACCACTGAGTCCTTGATTTCATTAAGGTACTGAACTCCCTTACACATATCAACCACCATGTTAGGCCCTGTGGTTTCAGGTCCAAACGCCCAGATTTTCTTTGCAAGATCCTTGTCCCATCCAAACTCCTCCGCCAAGATCTTGGACCTGGTCTTAGGGTCATCCCTTGGACCAATACGTCCCTCATCAATAGCCTCAGCTAGACCTTCCTCCATGGGTCTTGCTTCCATGTACAGACGGTTGTGCTTGTTAGGAGACTTACTCATTACCGTGCGTGAAGATCTATCGCATACTGTCTCACGGAAAGAGACCACAGGGTCTGACTTGATAATTTCTGCACCACCCATGAAATCATCCTGGAGATCCTTCAAACAAATCTCAATATGGAGTTCTCCTGCACCAGCGACAATGTGCTGCCCTGACTCTTCCATTGAGCACACAACCATAGGATCAGACTTGGCCAGCCTCTTGAGACCCTCAACAAGCTTAGGAAGATCAGATGCAACCTTACACTGAACAGCGACACGAACAACAGGAGACACAGAAAACTTCATGGCGCGAATGGGATGAGCATCAACTTCATTCTCATTAGTCAATGTAGCATTCTTTGTGATGAACTGATCCAGCCCAACCATAGCAACAGTGTTACCACAAGGAACATCGTCCACAGTCTCTTGCCTCTTACCCATCCAAATAACAGTCCTCTGAACACTCTTAACATACAGATCCTTCTTCTCACCAGGAACAAAGTTGGGACCCATGATTCTGACCTTCATACCAGTAGCAACCCTACCAGCAAAGACACGACCAAAGGCAAAGAACCTACCCTTGTCAGAAGCAGGAATCATCTTAGACACGTACAGCATGAGAGGACCATTGGGGTCACAGTTCCTGATGGCATTTGCATACTTATCATCAAGGGGACCTTCATACAGATTCTCAACACGGTACCTCTGGGCAGTGTGGGGAGATGGCAAATGAAAGATCATCATCTCAAGTAGTGCAGTACTTGCCGGGAGCCACGTCTGCATAACACGCTTCATCAAAGGCTTAGCCAACAGTTCCTTCTCATCGTTCTTCATCTGGACACCAAGCTTCGCCAACATAGGCCAAAGCTTGTCCTTCTGGTCATTCATGCAAGTGGCAATGATTTGCTTGATGGGTTCATAGCAGAACTGGACAAACCCTCGCTTGCAGGTCGCGGTACCAGTGTTTTTGCTAGTCCATTTCCTGGTGGCAGGGTCAAAGAAATTCTCACCCCAGAGTCTCTCCATCATCTTAGATTCATCAACACCGAACTTGGAAGCATACATCTTGGCAAAGTTGGTAAGTGTAAACGCCCAACCATGGAGACCAGCAGAAAACGCCACAGTACCCTTCTCAGGATAAACTTGAACATCACCAAGGAGAGGATCCTCATATGTAGCCATAATGACATTAGCATTCTCAATGACCCTCGAGAAAGTCTGGTAAGCCTCCTCACCATCAACTTGAAGCTCAAGGAAAC from Camelina sativa cultivar DH55 chromosome 3, Cs, whole genome shotgun sequence includes:
- the LOC104778478 gene encoding elongation factor 2 produces the protein MVKFTADELRRIMDYKHNIRNMSVIAHVDHGKSTLTDSLVAAAGIIAQEVAGDVRMTDTRADEAERGITIKSTGISLYYEMTDASLKSFTGARDGNEYLINLIDSPGHVDFSSEVTAALRITDGALVVVDCIEGVCVQTETVLRQALGERIRPVLTVNKMDRCFLELQVDGEEAYQTFSRVIENANVIMATYEDPLLGDVQVYPEKGTVAFSAGLHGWAFTLTNFAKMYASKFGVDESKMMERLWGENFFDPATRKWTSKNTGTATCKRGFVQFCYEPIKQIIATCMNDQKDKLWPMLAKLGVQMKNDEKELLAKPLMKRVMQTWLPASTALLEMMIFHLPSPHTAQRYRVENLYEGPLDDKYANAIRNCDPNGPLMLYVSKMIPASDKGRFFAFGRVFAGRVATGMKVRIMGPNFVPGEKKDLYVKSVQRTVIWMGKRQETVDDVPCGNTVAMVGLDQFITKNATLTNENEVDAHPIRAMKFSVSPVVRVAVQCKVASDLPKLVEGLKRLAKSDPMVVCSMEESGQHIVAGAGELHIEICLKDLQDDFMGGAEIIKSDPVVSFRETVCDRSSRTVMSKSPNKHNRLYMEARPMEEGLAEAIDEGRIGPRDDPKTRSKILAEEFGWDKDLAKKIWAFGPETTGPNMVVDMCKGVQYLNEIKDSVVAGFQWASKEGPLCEENMRGICFEVCDVVLHSDAIHRGGGQVIPTARRVIYASQLTAKPRLLEPVYMVEIQAPEGALGGIYSVLNQKRGHVFEEMQRPGTPLYNIKAYLPVVESFGFSAQLRAATSGQAFPQCVFDHWEMMSSDPLEPGTQASVLVADTRKRKGLKEQMTPLSDFEDKL